DNA sequence from the Trueperaceae bacterium genome:
CGGTCGCGAACTCGGCGAACTCGGCCAGGGGGAAACCGGGTACCGCGTAGCCGCCTCCGAGATCGAGGAGGTCGGCGTCCGGGAACTCGTCACGCAGTTCGGAGCACAGGTCGCCCAGGAGCCTGTAGGCGTCGACGGAGGAGATCTGCGAACCGATGTGGAAGTGGAACCCCGCAAGCAAGCCGTTGGTGCGGAGTTCGGTCGCCAGGACACGCGCTTCGGCGGGCGTGCTTCCGAACTTCGAGATGGGCGCGCCCGTTGCGAGGTGCGGATGGGTGCCGGGATCTATCTGAGGGTTGACCCGAACCAGGAACCGCGGCAAGGCCGTGGTGGCGGGTGCCTGTCTCACTCTCTCTTCGATGAACGGCCGCCAGAGCCTCCACTGCGAGATACCGTCGAGGCTTACCAGACCGACCTCGAGCTCCAGGGCTCTCTCGATGAGTAGCTCGTCCTGACCCGGACCACTCACCAGGAGACGACGGGATGGGAAGCCTCCACGGTGAGCCCGCTCCAGTTCGCCCAAGGTTATGACCTCGGCACCCAGTCCTGCAGACGACAGCAGCCTCAGCAGGGCCCGCGAAGGGTTGGCCTTCACCGCGTAGTGCAGGCGGGCTCCGGGAAGCGCCTCACGGAGCCTCGCGACTTGCCGCCGTACCTTGTTCAGATCGTAAACGTAGAGGGGTGTGCCGAAGCGGCGGGCGGCATCGGCGAGCTGATCGTCGGTCACGAGCAACGAGGGTAACACCGCTTGCCGGGGTCCGACCGGAAGGTGACCCATGGTCGACCGATCGTATTCGAGCGAGGGGGTTAAGCGCAGAAAAAAAGCCGGACGCCCTAAGGCGCCCGGCTCTGACCTCGATATCCAGTTCGCGTGGTTTAGCGGGGGTGTCCCGCTGGTGACTCCTTAGAAAGGAGGTGATCCAACCGCACCTTCCGGTACAGTTACCTTGTTACGACTTAACCCCAGTCACGAGCCACACCTTAAACGGGCGCCCCATTAACGGGGCTACTCGTCTTCGGGTGCAACTTGCTCCCATGGTTTGACGGGCGGTGTGTACAAGACCTGGGAACGTATTCACCGCGGCAGTGCTGATCCGCGATTACTAGCGATTCCAACTTCATGCAGTCGAGTTGCAGACTGCAATCTGAACTGGGACCGGCTTTATGCGATTAGCGTCCCATCACTGGGTAGCAGCGCATTGTGCCGGCCATTGTAGCACGTGTGTAGCCCAGGCCGTAAGGACCATGCTGACTAGACGTCATCCCCGCCTTCCTCCTGCTTTCACAGGCAGTCCCACCAGAGTTCCCACCCGAAGTGCTGGCAACTGATGGTAAGGGTTGCGCTCGTTGCCGGACTTAACCGAACATCTCACGACACGAGCTGACGACAGCCATGCAGCACCTGTCACCCCGCTCCCACAAGGGGCACCCCCCAATCTCTTGGGGGTTCGGGGGATGTCAAGGCCTGGTAAGGTTCTTCGCGTTGCTTCGAATTAAACCACATGCTCCACCGCTTGTGCAGGTCCCCGTCAATTCCTTTGAGTTTCAACCTTGCGGCCGTACTTCCCAGGCGGCACACTTAACGCGTTAGCTCCGGCGCCGACCCCAACGGG
Encoded proteins:
- the lysA gene encoding diaminopimelate decarboxylase, producing the protein MTDDQLADAARRFGTPLYVYDLNKVRRQVARLREALPGARLHYAVKANPSRALLRLLSSAGLGAEVITLGELERAHRGGFPSRRLLVSGPGQDELLIERALELEVGLVSLDGISQWRLWRPFIEERVRQAPATTALPRFLVRVNPQIDPGTHPHLATGAPISKFGSTPAEARVLATELRTNGLLAGFHFHIGSQISSVDAYRLLGDLCSELRDEFPDADLLDLGGGYAVPGFPLAEFAEFATALAENLGLELLLEPGRYLVADAGVLLTSVRHLKAGPVRHVIVDAGMADLLRPALYGAAHPVRRLGDGGSDTHARTADLDGPLCENADRLAAAISLPVDLKPGDLLVVGETGAYGMAMASNYASSLRPAEAIFDGDELRLVRSRETVEDLMRLELE